In Acidobacteriota bacterium, the sequence GTGCCGCGTACCGGATCCAGACACGGCAGGGCGTACTCGGCACGGCGTATCCGTTCGAGCTCGACCGTCGCGGCGATGTTCTGACCTGCGAGCTGGATGAGGAGTCGTTCGGGCAGACTGCGTATGTGCTCAGCCTCGTGCTGTCCAACCTGCGGGCGGTAACCCCCGCGCTCGACCGCTCCGATCTCCATCCGGACGATGCGGAGGTGCGGCGATTGCGGGAGTACTTCCAGTACTTCGCCACCGCGGCCCTGGCCGCGGAGCTCGAGGGCGACGCCTGGTCGTTCGGGTCGCCGAGGCCGGACCGATCGGGGTTTGTCGCCAAGCTGGAGCAGATCTGGGAGCGGCTTGGCGACGGGTTGGTTCAGCGGCAGATCGGCGCGCCCGAGCGGCCCCAGGACGATCAGGTGGATGTCTTCGTTGCCCGCATGCACCCCGATGGCCTGCCTGGCTTTCTGCTTGGCGTTGCCCAGGTTGCCACCGGCGCGAACTGGAAGCACAAGTCGCTCAAGGGGCACCTGGGCGCCTTCAAGAGCCGATGGTTCGGGACGCAGCCGGTGACCGACTTCATCCCCTATATGGTCGTGCCGTTCGCGACGGCCGACAATCAGTTCATGGACGATGTTCGCGTGATGGGCAACGTGCTGCACCGGCTGCGCGTGCCGCGTCGCGTGGCAGAGGCGGCGCGGCTGGTGAGCGCAGGCGCTACGATCGAGGGGTACGACCGGCTGGCAGAGGCTGTGCGTTGGGTTTCGGACTACCGCAGCCGGGCAGGAGCGGCGGCATGAGGCATCGATTCCATTCGATCTGTCCGTACTTCGCGATGTTCCCGGAGACGTTCGTCGAGAAGCACCTTGCGGCGAGTCCGCACGACGGCGTCGTCTTTGACCCATATTGCGGACGGGGCACCACCGTCTTCCAGGCGCTGCTGCAGGGGCGGCCTGCGGCTGGCGCGGACCTGAATCCGGTGGCTGTCTGCATCTCCGGCGCGAAGGGGGATGCGCCCAGGTACTCGGACGCCCGCGTGCGCCTGGACGAGCTGCGGCGGGAATGCCGTGAGCCGGCCGACGGAGAGTGGCAGGGGGATCTCGATCGATTCTTCGACCTCTGCTTTCATGAGGAAACGTTGCTCCAGGTGCGCTACCTGCGGTCCGTCCTGGACTGGCGCAATCGGAAGGACGACCGGTTCATTGCTGCGCTGTGTCTCGGCGCGCTGCACGGTGAGTCGCATCGGTCGCCCAACTGTTTCAGCAATCGCATGCCGCGGACCATCAGCACGAAGCCGGACTACTCGGTTCGCTGGTGGACGCGGCGCGGGTACGCGCCGCCGCAACGGGATGTCTTCGACATCCTCGAACGGATGCTCGAGTACCGCTTCCGGACGCGTCCGCCGGAGGGATCGGCCGCGGTCGTCCAAATCGATGCGCGTCGGGTTGCAGACGCGTTCCCGTCGCTCACCGGCCGGGTCTCCGACGTGATCACGTCGCCGCCGTACCTCGACACGACGAATTATCGCGAGGACCAGTGGCTGCGCCTCTGGTTTCTCGGTGGCGAACCGCTGCTGCCCCGCGGTCGCGGCGACGACCGGCACTACAACAGGGACAACTACTGGACATTCATCCGGGAATCGATGAAGGGGCTGGCGCCCTTGCTGGCCGAGCGCGCGAGGATAGTGATTCGCATCGGTGGGCGGCGGCTGCAGAAGACCGAGTTGAGACAGGAGTTGATGCGGTCACTGAGAGTCGGCCTGGGCCGCAACGTGCGGCTCGTCGACGACGGCGTGACGACGCAGGTCAGCAAGACGCAGGCGAACGTGTTTCGCGGCTCGAAGGTGTCGCGTTTCGAAGAGCACGATTTCTGCTTCGCCGTGTAGAAGTTCCGGCGGGTGCGGACGGTTCTGACCGGGCGCAACGGTCTTGATTTCCGATGCAGTTCCGAATCGCCGACACATTCACCGACAGCCTCGCGAAGCTGACCGGCGACGAGCAGAAGGCGGTCAAGACCGCGGCGTTCGACCTGCAGATGAACCCGGCGCATCCGGGCTTGAAGCTGCACCAGGTCGATCGGCAAAGGACAAGCGTTTCTGGTCCGTTCGGGACAGCCGCGACATCCGGCTGATCGTCCACCGGACCGCTTCCAGCTTCCTCCTCTGCTAAGTCGATCACCACGACGCCGCCTATCAATGGGCCGAACGACGGCGGTTGGAGCAGCATCCAAGGACAGGTGCGGCGCAGCTCGTCGAGATTCGGGAGACGGTCCGCGAGATTTCGGTGCCGCGGTATGTGGAGGTCGATGTCCCCACGTCCGCCCTGGGCGACGCGGCTGGCAGACCGGCGGCGTCGCGGACGGCTTTCTTCGCTGACGCGTCGGACGACGATCTGCTGGGCTACGGCGTGCCCGTCGAGTGGCTGAACGACGTACGGGCCGCGACCGAGGACACGCTGCTCGACCTCGCCGATCACCTGCCGGGCGAGGCCGCCGAGGCGCTGCTGCACTTGCGACCGGCGGTGCACCTGATCGCCCGGCGCCTGCCGTGGCGGGCGCCGATCCGTTCGCGCATCCGGACGCGCAGCGCCGCTTCCGGGTAGTGGCGGACGTGGAGGCGCTGGAACGGGCCCTCGACTATCCCTGGGAGAAATGGACCGTCTTCCTGCATCCGGCCCAGCGACAGCTCGTCGAACGCGAGTACACGGGACCGGCGCGTGTCGCGGGCTCGGCCGGCACCGGCAAGACCATCGTCGCGCTCCACAGGGCGGTGCATCTGGCGCGCGCACATCCGGAGAGCCGCGTGCTGCTGGCCACCTTCTCCGATGCGCTGGCCACCGCACTGCGAACGCGCCTCAGACGCCTCGTCGGGAACGAGCCGAAGATCGCGGAGCGTCTCGAGGTGCATTCGATGAGCGCCATC encodes:
- a CDS encoding site-specific DNA-methyltransferase; translated protein: MRHRFHSICPYFAMFPETFVEKHLAASPHDGVVFDPYCGRGTTVFQALLQGRPAAGADLNPVAVCISGAKGDAPRYSDARVRLDELRRECREPADGEWQGDLDRFFDLCFHEETLLQVRYLRSVLDWRNRKDDRFIAALCLGALHGESHRSPNCFSNRMPRTISTKPDYSVRWWTRRGYAPPQRDVFDILERMLEYRFRTRPPEGSAAVVQIDARRVADAFPSLTGRVSDVITSPPYLDTTNYREDQWLRLWFLGGEPLLPRGRGDDRHYNRDNYWTFIRESMKGLAPLLAERARIVIRIGGRRLQKTELRQELMRSLRVGLGRNVRLVDDGVTTQVSKTQANVFRGSKVSRFEEHDFCFAV